Below is a window of Aphis gossypii isolate Hap1 unplaced genomic scaffold, ASM2018417v2 Contig00398, whole genome shotgun sequence DNA.
aataaatgttttcaccttcaaaattaatgtaagGTTTTGTATAAGTGACTCCAAACAAATTACGCATGCACAAGTTATTCGTTCCTTGATCACAAATCATCACTTTTGGTATAAGtcctatttcttttaattttgttattgtatgTGCAACAATTTGTTTAAGCCTATATCCTTTGACTGGTCCACTTGAACAAAAAGTACCCAATAACTTGTTTCCCAGGATTAGTGAGACCTTTTATCATTACAACTAAGGCTTGGTCacagtatttaatattctttaaatcaACTATTGAATTATCTGCAAAATCTTCAAAACcactaaataaatcatttttcgaattgtatgaaattaattttttgattgacATTTCATCAATGATTATAGACACTAGTTTGTCCTTATCTTCAACAGACGTAAACttagttttaagtatttcaaaaatatttgagttcAATCCACATGAAACATCTAATAATTGAAGCCAATTCCTTAATGATCGTACAGTTGGAAGACATAGCCATTTCCGCatgaatttatatgattttggtgaattataatataaactaagggcaaataatttttcattttccttGTACCTTAAACCTTTCTTTTTCATTTGACTAAGTCTTAGTtgtgtttgtaaaataaaattattatttatggtattttggaaaagctttttatttttttccaaaacatttagacttttctttttaaacatGGCTATTCTCAATTTTTGTTTGGACACTAATTTTTGGtaagcaattatttttaatttcaatgatttttGCCTTTCTGAGCATAATTGTTGATCATGCATATGGTGTACAGGTAATTtgtaacctatataatacagtatttttataataattaattaataggtgcctactattattattaacagtggTTAATAACTACCTACTCTATATAATGGTGTATACTCCAaacataggttaggttaaaactTAGTTAGCACTCAAAACTTTTTCAATGAAAttgttaaaatctaaaatttacttacaaCACTCAACAATCCATTATCCATAATCCATCCCAaatcaaataagtaataataacaaaacaaatacatacatgcaacaaataatatattaatatgcagtacctataataattaataaattcaaaagtatGATTGCTGGGCAATATTTTTGATCATGTTACTCATTGCCATTTTGTACTAGATCACATAATTATGCTTATAGTAAACATTATTACAgattgtatatttcataataaaataaacaaaaaatattgaataataaatattagatttattttattaattaactaactaataataggtatattacaaaTCTAAAAGTTACTTAcaagcattatttcgataaGTTATGctatacacagacacaaaaacaaaaaaaaaataccacacATCATTGGAAAACCAATActttcatcacttcgttcagtaTCTAAAAAACACACTTAcgtttcttaatattattttctgaagCTGTTGGTAGTGGcttaacagttataatatttggagATTCCAACTCAAGCTCTGACTCAATAAAAAGTCTACGATggcataatttattcattgacTTCTCTTGTACTTTAGATTTACCtacatgttaatttttaaaaaaacaatgtaaattataaaatagtgcaAATAGtgcaatcaaataataaataattgcagtataaaaaaaaaaaaaagtgggcaagtgagtaccgctctgctgtacattagatgccgtatggatcattattatatattataggagtgttaaattttaatccaatgatagttatcattgtatacgaaaaacgattctgaacgaagatgatttgtcagcctaggatataatttctagtggttggtgaaaaaggtggtttatgttttaatggcctgaatacaacaaaatttaagttcttttataataattgtaagttaaacttatgaaaaaccttgtattaaattttcaactcttagctacttatacaaaaatttttatgaaatatacctacaaaataatttgcaaatattcatggttttgacgaattttggtcaatatttgaacttcaaatgctaataaaaaaaaattgtgcctatgtattcttataattttttaatcactataaaaataacttatgaggaactttgcattaaattttcaaatattttgatagggccaaaaagattttatcgacccttcaaaaaaaatttttcagaaaaattgaaaatttcagttgtctataaatagctcaaaaaaactcaaaatattttgaaaattaaatcaagtaaataaaatgccaatcttaataactggtaaaattttcaagtatctacgacttatactttttgaattataacaaatatcaaaaatcgtttgaggctaaaccgttatttagcgcggttttgtaaaaatttaaatttcaaacactcataaaaattttttgtctgaatccggtagagttttttttacagatatttgaaaaaaaatgtatggaaaaccttgtaccaaattttcaaaacttagttataaaagaaaaaaaatttatgatttttcaacttcaaaattacttgcaaattttcgcgttttcgacagatttcgtaaaaatttgaactataaactcttataaaaaaaaattgtgactaacgatttttaattttttttagctacaataaaaacaactcataaggaatcttgtgttaaattttcaaaactttttggtcatccaaaaattttttatcgacactttaaaaaaaatttctcaaaaaaatcgaaaatttcagtggtctataaataactcaaaaaaagtcaacattttttgaaaatttaactatatacagatactactgacattaacatttggtgaaaatttcaagtattttcagtgataagtttttgaattacaaccataaaaaaaatcgatttggtcgaaaactggttttgcgtaaaaattgccgtttttccgtcatttttttttgtttttctcaatttttttgaaaaatgttggaaaatgttaactttttacctctataatgcaccaaggatattcacttttacatcggaaaccacccccatagtttgaaattggagcattatttcgactagttatgctgtacacagacacaaaaacaaaaaaaaaaaaaaacacacaccattgtaaaatcaatacattcatcacttcgttcagaatctaaaacacacaccattgtaaaatcaatacattcatcacttcgttcagggGGTCTATTCTCAAAGCGGTCGAAAAGGGTTTTCGATCAAAATATGAtcgaaaaacatttattttcgaTCGATTCTAAAATCCGTATTCTCAGACCAGTTTTCGATCGTATATTCGATTTTCGTTTCGACTGGTATTTTGAGATCGAAAAGCTTGGTTTCGATCGTATTCTTCATTTGTTCCTCCATATAATTCGAGATAATAATAGCTTACGGAgtatagttttaacttttaacagtttttattgtttaacaatttagttttatttaatatcatggcTAATGACGATATTGATCttattatgcaatttaatataatgcaaaATAACATGCTCGAAGAATGGTTTACTGAACCTCGAAGATACATGGCACAAGAAAATCCATTTGATGGTAATGATTTTgtccataaataataataagttattgtaGATAAATTACCAAGTGTTAATTActtgtttatatacatttttgtaatttcagTTTTAACTGATAGACAGTTTATGGGGACCTATCGTTTAAGCAAAGTTCTTGTTGAAGAATtaattgacatattattgCCATTTATAAAAGCGTCAAACACATTAAGTGTGCAAAGAAAGGtaggttaaaaatataccttctatatttttatagtttgcaGGTTTCAGAAGTAAGTGTAACATTTTTCTCGATAGTTTTTAGTAGaagacttaaattaaaatttataacatgcCATACTGCTAAGTACAGTTATTTGTACGAGTAGGTATGAGCTATCAGCTATAGGTacctgtaatttttttttaaataatagataggtaatattgattatacatattaggtactaggcgtgatataatataaggttaATAGGTTAATGACCATAGTCGTCGTATTTTGATTCTTTTTGAAACTATTTATAGCCATGAGAAGTTGtcgttttttttcatttattctcaataaataatttttcactcAATCAaatgatttgtaaaataaggttcaatataagttttagtagcataaataaaaaaagtcgaacagaatttttttatcttagacTAAAAGTTTACCGgaatgtatttataactaagagcaattttctatttttattaatttaataatgaaaggTTGTATGATTGCGTACTTAGCTGGCTCACCGTCTTTTCTatgaatcttttttttatgcaacGATAtcgttgaattcaaatttaacacttctattaggataacataatttaaaactactatacagcagagtGATACTCACTTGTCtaccattttaattaatgacaacataatatgaatcTTGAATAATATGGTTAAGCCGTTTAGCCGTAAAGGTCCTAATggctattgattttttaaattacacttaGGTTCTCACAGCTTTGAGGTTTTATGCAAGTGGGAGTTACCAACAGGATATAGGTGAGCATAGAGGTGCAGCTCTCAGTCAAGCATCTGTCAGCAGGTGTCTTACGGAAGTAACTGAAGCTTTGAATAACCCTAGAATTATGAATAAGTATATTCATTTTCCTGCAAATTTGTTAGAACTAAATATTGTTCGTCGAGGGTgagttacattttaataataattttaattgcttaTAGTTTTTGATAGTGCCGTACATTAAATGGACCacatggtataaaatataatatttacatattcattcatcataatattatatttcttatttgccagttagtattgtattatttaattaatttgtttatatatataatatatatatatttatagttgtattataaaatcattaatatcagGCTATTTAGATGGCCACTATCTACGTACTTttacacaattaattatatttacctattctTAGttcttaacaaatataatatatttacatttatcatatttttatgatgctGTAAACCTGGGGTCGACAACTCGCGGCCCgcgattacaatttataatgaattattaattagtataaaaatatagaatatcaCATTATGttagtcgataaaaaaattaaactttaaataaagtaaGGTGTATGGCTcgtgaaaatgttttttattttattccccTTGACACCAAAAAAGTTGCGACCCTTGCTGTAAACTAACAATAGTTTGATTcttatggttttaaaatatctagttATTAGTTTGAATATTTCCCACCAGATTTTATGACAAGTATTCAATTCCTGGGATCGTTGGAGTTATTGATGGAACCCATATAGCTATTGTCCCTCCAAAGTCTGATGATGAACTATACCCTGAGCATATATATGTCAACCGAAAAGGTtatcatagtataaatactCAACTTGTGAGtccttaaacatatttatttaatattatttagtaggtataagtatcattgcataaaaacaaacaactcaataattattatttaatttaatagcaattatcaaaatattgttattattatagatatgtgACTcagacttaaaaatattgaacgtGTGTTCAAAGTTCCCAGGAAGTGCTCATGATAGCCATATATGGCGTTTAAGTGTTGTGCAAGATGTGTTAAGACATTTACATACTATTGGACAGACATCATATTTTTTGCTTGGTGATTCTAGATATGGACTTAAACCATGGTTGATGACACCGATATATGAACCCCTAGAAAATAGTCCAGAAGCACGGTATAATAAGTGGTTCGGTAAAACCAGATCAATAATTGAGCGTTGCAATGGTGTGTTGAAAATGCGTTTCAGATGCCTTTTAAAACACAGAGTTCTCCATTACTCGCCAGAAAAGGCAGCTAGTATTATTAACGCATGtgtaatattacacaaaatttgtatcacaaataatttaccattaGTAAATATTGAGGAAAGAGAAGATATTGATTTAGgcatatataatgatttaccagtaattaattatgtgaACCAAATTAATCCAGAACTTACAGCAGGAAAAAGATAccaacaacaaattatttctaGATACTTTCAATAAACACTTCTTTATTTAACaagatatcattaaaaaataaattattaaaattatataagatagcatatcatattatttttttttattaactataaaattttttttatcagatattttataaatttagtatggGTAGCAGATTAAaacatatgataaaaaaagattaatctaaaataaattataaaaggtacctatatattttatattattaaatgttatattatattttattatagacaattttctaatgatatttatatgttataaaaccttaaaatatgttaaaaaaaacaggattatattaagtactttTTTTCTAGTGCAGCTGCGATTCTTTCTTTTGCTTCTGTTCTCCTTTTTAAAAGATGAAGtttagcaatataataattttttaaaatttcatttcttGCATCATTTGTTTCTACCATATGCATAGAAGCATTTACAGATTCTTTTAAGACaccaattttactaaaatgttttaattatattatgttagaacttagaattttttaatttgtaaataaatatattatattactttaggGGAAAAAATAGGaattaaaatacctttttGAATTATCTGTTGTTAAATTTGGTTGACCATTAACCTTACCagcaaattgtatattattaatagcagTTGTGAAACAGTCATCAACATTTAAGTGGGTTGGGTTTTCTTGTACAGGTAGGTTGAGATCACTTATATCTACACTgatggatttttaaaataattaaactactaacataatatacctgtcatattatatttaattaacattaacatacctatttaaatttaaatcatcttCAATttcaggtaaaatattatcagtcacaggtctaaaattataatattataacacatttttttaaatattcactatatagtaaataataactactgtttgtaaaaattactttgtaaaacaaaattaaaggaAAAATTGGTCAATAACTTaggtatttaagtaggtaacataaaaccaatacaaaaaattgtggtcagctaaatataaaataatagttttattttgagCAATACTTTGGTTGGATTAGTTgatattaaaaccatttttaccTTATAAGagtggtattttataaatatttattacttacaataaaacacaattaggCTCAACAACCTGTTCATCTTCTATAACCATCTGATAACCTTCAAAGCTTACAGTAGGTTCAGCAGTGTTTGGATGTCCACTAATAGGTACCTctccaataatatttaaaatttgatcttCCCATTCATCAGTCCTTTCATTTTCATTGTCCCCCCCACCAGTTCTTctacaactttttttgtattcaacaCTTCTTGTCTTAACATTACTTTTTAAGTCTATCCAacactaaaattttatagcaagcaatattatatgttgaaaATGAGTCATAAGATCTAAGTTACACTTAgatcattgttaaaataataataataaaaatattttgtgtagttcacaaatattaagatattcttgtaattatataatatcatgtactataatatctaCAGTATATTCTGACATTTTCACAGGCTTCTTATGGATTCTACAATAATTAGTCAGTAGCATGGCTACttcattattgattattaaattgaaaatatatttattaatagaatattatgactacatttttaagaattttgctTTTTAGAGAATTTTTTGAcattataagtacattttttatgttttaaagtaatttttatataggaattgatacaattttataaaaattaagcagCACCTGATTGTACAGTGCTATTATGAAACACAAGGTAaaagtataacaaatatatttacctaaattgtatatttagtttttggaAATCACTTTCAAAGTAAAATGGAAAACTAGTAGATGATGAATTTGATAcgaatactaataataataattaatacctaagaataaaaatatatataataaaacaaatttgttaaaaataattttaaaagcatctaaaaaaaaaattctgttatGAGTGCACTAAGTTGTAtgttttaagtcatttttctagttttttaGAGCATTTAAATCCGTTCCCTAAATTTatgagtattaaattaaaatttttacattgatCACACCATGAATTTAGAAAACTGTCTTGCACTCTTGCATTAAAGCACAATGGGCATAGGTATACGACAAAAGTGAATAGGTTATGAGAAATAcgattaattacttttttccattttaatgGATCTTTAGTGGCTCCTACGATTGAATTAAGTTCATCACTTATTTGTTGCCACAGTTGTTtggcatttttatttgtatatgaaGAACCTAATATTCCCTTTTGAAGTTCCGGGTGTGACTGCTTGAAGGAAATTAATGCTTCCTTCTGAGCAAATGATACTGACttacctttatattttttggacattttaaaattttatagacttaacttttactttaaaaatttgttgctCGGTTGCAGGCGTTTAGCTAGTGTAGTAGTGTACAGTCTTTATATACGGAACAAAGAACATCCctcgttatttttaattatttaattattttttgtgatcAGCTGTTGCGTTTTCTCATggaataataagaaattaagtGATAACATTTCAATAGTCGAAAACTAGATCGAAAATCACATATTCGATATTTGAATTTTCGATCAGCTTTTGAGAATATCGTAAATCGAAAAATAACGATCGAATCGTTTATTTCGATCGAAAGTTGACCatcgaataaatattttcgacGTACGTTTTCGATTGATTTGAGAATAGGCCcccagaatctaaaatagaaCTAACCTTGGAAATTAGTAATGGATTGTACCACATGAGGACTCAAAACTTTAGGTAATGATGTTAATACAGATGGAATAGAGTCTTTGAACAATAatctgtatatatacatatgtaatttgaaacaattaggaaattagataatatttacttaattaataattacttagatGACTTAATGtcttaatatatagtaaaattaaagacTTTACTATGTAACAGTTGAATAACTCACGTTTTATTTCCTACACctttccatataatataatcagatGATTTGAAATGATCAGAACATATAACTcggtttttgtttaaaaatctaGCACCTtgagttttaaaaacatcCATAATTTCTGAACTTCCACACCACTCGACCCATTTTTTACACCTATATTAGTTTGTATTTCAATCATTAAATGCAATTTCtggttgtataaatatattcaaaattatattaccaaaaataatatcaaactatttaatctacaattgttatttatttttatttagaagcATATTTTTCTGTACAGAAACTTACAATTCTTCATTGGCTGGAAATCTATGAAAAGCCAAGTTTGGATTTATTTTCCCTgtattgtaacaatattttgttgaacatGACTTTTTAGAACacattttcataagtttatacaaaacgaatgaaaacaatttacaaaataaatagtatagacataaactaattaactacaataagtacctatacatctTGGTAGTAAGTctcataaaagttttaagtacaAAGCAACCATTGCTGTTTATTTATAGTGCTTATACGAAAGCCAatggttatttttgtttacaaccATTTCACATTTTGGCgggatttaatattatgtaaattacacCTGGGATATAGGCAAAAACAGTACAACTGAGGGCTCCGTATGTCACTGCTGATTATCATTGACATTCtcgtattatcatttatagtatttgatTTAACATATCCGTATATTCACTCGTGGTTGCTCCcttgttatttattctatGTTGCATTAATTCAAACTTATTTaggttttcttttaattttcttaaagtaGTATTATCCTGTATAGgaattgtttgtaaaatattttttttaagacctTTTAGTACATAAATGCAGATATCTTcttcattcattttattatcaatctgTCTACACAAGCTTTCTATTTCTGTCATAAAATTCGTTGCTGTTTCGGACTCTCCCTGTctcttattttctaaaattttttttaataatgctatGTGCTCTATAGGGAGATATTGTTCTATGAACGCCTCTTCCATTTCCTTCCATGTCcagctatattttatattgtataaattgtccAAAAAATTGCTAGCTGTACCTCTTACAAATATgggtaaacattttattttgtctttttCCGACCAGTTATTAAACTCTGTAATCATTGAATATtgtctcaaaaatatttttacgtccTCATTTCCCTTGAAATGTTCCGGAGTTACGTGTAGGGTTTTCGGTCTTTCATTCATGATGTTTTTCTCTTGTTTTCTGTCTGtagtgttatttattagttgttCCTCCTTAttcacttttataattaaatctattttgttgttctcacttattaaattaattttatttcccgaatcaatgtttaaatttttatttgcactgaaaaaaaagatgttcttaatatgaataaacgCCATTTATTGATCATTTTGTTTGACACAacgaatgtttttattatttcaacataatattgtttattgataaacaataattgtggTTAATAACATAAGCTTGTGTTTGTGgacacaattaatttttactcatCAGTTGtactcaatatatttattaaaataataattgatgatattaaaacgataaataaatGGTTTGTTACTTAAATAAGTGAAATAGTTAGACTAATGAATTTGATTATCCTATTTATAAACGGTATTAATATTACGTAAAAGTAGGGTTGCCATACGTCCCGGTTTTACCGGGACACTACCGGTTTTTAACTAAGTGTCCCGATGTCCCGAGAAAGTGTTTCGGGACAGCGATTTGTCCCGGTTTCAAAATTTCACTCGATAAAATACCGATTTtcaattatgaaaaaacattatcttCCTACACATTACAAAATGCAAGATTATATGCTCGATAATCGTAGgtgggtattttatttttagactttGTATGGTCAAAcccaaaatatattaccacGATAATCATAAACTTAATGGCTTTAATGAAAACCGTTACGTCACTACGgtagtattgtaataatgttatCTACTTTAgagtttattagtttaatgttCAGTATCGTTGTACACGTAAGTTCTTAGTTCACCGCCGTATGGCTACGACTATAGATTTTCGACTTCCGTTCgtgtaaaataactaaaatatttaatttttttgattaaattaatttatgtgagCTTTTTTTCTCGTTGCGACATAATGCCACCAACACGGAGTGGT
It encodes the following:
- the LOC126554001 gene encoding uncharacterized protein LOC126554001, with the protein product MVIEDEQVVEPNCVLLPVTDNILPEIEDDLNLNSVDISDLNLPVQENPTHLNVDDCFTTAINNIQFAGKVNGQPNLTTDNSKSKIGVLKESVNASMHMVETNDARNEILKNYYIAKLHLLKRRTEAKERIAAALEKKYLI
- the LOC126554000 gene encoding putative nuclease HARBI1, whose amino-acid sequence is MANDDIDLIMQFNIMQNNMLEEWFTEPRRYMAQENPFDVLTDRQFMGTYRLSKVLVEELIDILLPFIKASNTLSVQRKVLTALRFYASGSYQQDIGEHRGAALSQASVSRCLTEVTEALNNPRIMNKYIHFPANLLELNIVRRGFYDKYSIPGIVGVIDGTHIAIVPPKSDDELYPEHIYVNRKGYHSINTQLICDSDLKILNVCSKFPGSAHDSHIWRLSVVQDVLRHLHTIGQTSYFLLGDSRYGLKPWLMTPIYEPLENSPEARYNKWFGKTRSIIERCNGVLKMRFRCLLKHRVLHYSPEKAASIINACVILHKICITNNLPLVNIEEREDIDLGIYNDLPVINYVNQINPELTAGKRYQQQIISRYFQ